From the genome of Clostridium sp. BNL1100, one region includes:
- a CDS encoding glycosyl transferase — translation MKYGFFDDPNREYVITTPKTPYPWINYLGTQEFFSLISNTAGGYCFYKDARLRRITRYRYNNVPIDMGGRYFYINDNGALWSPGWSPVKAELDSYECRHGLGYTKITGSKNGISAEVLYFVPLKFNGEIHRVRVKNTTSDNKSVKLFSCIEFCLWNAYDDMTNYQRNLSTGEVEVENSVIYHKTEYKERRNHYSFYSVNAEVTGFDTDRDQFVGLYNGFDAPQVPVSGEPKNTMADGWGPMASHCITVELKASEEKEFDFILGYVENDVNDKWESKGVINKKKAYKMIEEKGNPAGVQAAFEELQNYWSQLFTQYNLEHKDEKLSRMVNIWNQYQCMVTFNMSRSASYFETGIGRGMGFRDSNQDILGFVHQIPDRARERILDIAATQLEDGGAYHQYQPLTKKGNNEIGGNFNDDPVWLIASVAAYIKETGDMDILKEDVPFDNDDKKAASLFEHLRRSFYHVVNNLGPHGLPLIGRADWNDCLNLNCFSETPDESFQTTTSKEGKVAESVLIAGMFVYYGPEYVKLCKLNGLEDEAAQAQIEIEKMTKTVKEYGWDGEWFIRAYDDNGEKIGSNENEEGKIFIESQGFCSMAEIGMEDGYVEKALNSARKYLDTPYGLVLQNPAFTKYYVNMGEISTYPAGYKENAGIFCHNNPWIIAGETAIGRGDRAFEYYSKIAPAYTEEISEIHKTEPYVYSQMIAGKDAKRPGEAKNSWLTGTAAWNFVVISQNILGIKPDYSGLKIDPCIPTSWEGYKVTRKFRNAIFEIAITNPEHVSKGVKKLVVDGNEIDGNIIPVFNDGKTHQVEVVMG, via the coding sequence TTGAAATACGGTTTTTTTGATGATCCAAATAGAGAGTATGTCATCACAACACCTAAAACACCTTATCCTTGGATAAATTATCTTGGAACTCAGGAATTCTTTTCTTTGATATCAAATACTGCAGGTGGCTATTGCTTCTATAAGGATGCACGTTTGCGCAGAATAACCCGTTACAGATATAACAACGTCCCAATAGATATGGGAGGGAGATATTTCTATATAAACGATAACGGTGCTCTTTGGTCACCTGGATGGTCTCCTGTTAAGGCTGAGCTAGATTCATATGAGTGCAGACACGGCTTGGGATACACCAAGATAACCGGAAGCAAGAATGGTATCAGCGCAGAAGTATTATATTTCGTTCCATTAAAATTTAATGGTGAAATTCATCGTGTAAGAGTTAAAAATACAACATCTGATAATAAAAGTGTAAAATTATTCTCATGTATTGAATTCTGCTTATGGAATGCGTATGATGATATGACAAATTATCAGAGAAATTTAAGTACCGGCGAAGTTGAAGTTGAGAACTCAGTAATTTATCATAAAACAGAATACAAGGAAAGAAGAAATCACTATTCTTTTTATTCTGTTAATGCTGAAGTAACCGGATTTGATACTGACAGAGATCAGTTCGTTGGTTTATATAATGGTTTTGATGCTCCTCAGGTTCCTGTTAGCGGTGAACCAAAGAATACTATGGCTGACGGATGGGGCCCAATGGCTTCACATTGCATAACCGTTGAATTAAAAGCAAGTGAAGAAAAGGAGTTTGACTTCATTCTAGGTTATGTTGAGAACGATGTCAATGATAAATGGGAAAGCAAAGGCGTTATAAATAAAAAGAAAGCATATAAAATGATAGAAGAAAAGGGTAATCCGGCAGGGGTTCAGGCAGCTTTTGAAGAACTGCAGAATTATTGGAGCCAGCTGTTTACACAGTACAATCTGGAGCATAAAGACGAAAAGCTGTCCAGAATGGTTAACATATGGAATCAATACCAATGTATGGTTACTTTCAATATGTCAAGAAGTGCTTCATATTTTGAAACAGGTATCGGAAGAGGTATGGGTTTCAGAGATTCAAATCAGGATATATTGGGATTTGTACACCAGATACCTGACAGAGCAAGAGAAAGAATACTTGATATAGCTGCAACCCAGTTGGAGGATGGCGGTGCATATCATCAGTATCAGCCTCTTACAAAGAAGGGTAACAACGAAATCGGTGGGAATTTCAATGACGACCCGGTTTGGTTAATTGCTTCTGTTGCTGCTTATATAAAAGAAACAGGGGATATGGATATATTAAAGGAAGATGTTCCTTTTGATAATGATGATAAGAAAGCTGCTTCTCTATTTGAGCATTTAAGAAGATCTTTCTATCATGTTGTAAATAATCTTGGACCCCATGGATTGCCCCTTATTGGAAGAGCAGACTGGAATGACTGTCTGAACCTTAACTGTTTCTCAGAGACCCCAGACGAATCATTCCAGACAACTACAAGTAAAGAGGGGAAAGTTGCAGAGTCAGTTTTGATAGCGGGAATGTTTGTTTATTATGGTCCTGAGTATGTAAAACTTTGCAAGCTTAATGGTCTTGAAGATGAAGCTGCACAGGCTCAAATTGAAATTGAAAAAATGACTAAGACTGTTAAAGAGTACGGTTGGGACGGAGAATGGTTCATTCGTGCTTATGATGATAACGGTGAGAAGATTGGCAGTAATGAAAATGAAGAGGGTAAGATATTCATAGAATCACAAGGCTTCTGTTCTATGGCTGAAATAGGTATGGAAGACGGCTATGTCGAGAAAGCCCTAAATTCTGCAAGAAAGTATTTGGATACTCCATATGGACTTGTACTCCAAAATCCAGCATTTACAAAATATTATGTAAATATGGGTGAGATATCTACATATCCTGCAGGATATAAAGAAAATGCCGGCATATTCTGCCACAACAATCCATGGATAATTGCAGGTGAAACCGCTATAGGCAGAGGAGACAGGGCTTTTGAATATTATTCAAAAATCGCTCCTGCATATACTGAAGAGATAAGTGAGATCCATAAAACTGAGCCTTATGTTTATTCTCAGATGATTGCGGGTAAGGATGCCAAGAGACCGGGAGAAGCAAAGAATTCCTGGCTTACAGGTACTGCAGCATGGAACTTTGTTGTTATTTCTCAAAATATACTCGGAATTAAGCCTGATTACTCAGGGTTGAAGATTGATCCGTGTATCCCAACAAGTTGGGAGGGCTACAAAGTTACAAGAAAATTCAGAAATGCTATTTTTGAAATTGCCATCACCAATCCTGAACACGTTTCAAAAGGAGTTAAGAAGCTTGTTGTAGACGGAAATGAAATTGATGGTAATATAATTCCTGTATTTAATGATGGAAAGACACACCAAGTTGAAGTTGTAATGGGATAA
- a CDS encoding ATP-binding protein: MRKRIIQYSVMLVIIGITIAGIFTSAMARYFYKLEVQNNIESIAVLLRNDIVEETSVKSKIDFNKFVKDYAYLLNSRTDKDKNFPLATRITIIDFQGKVLGDSDSNIDTMENHLNRKEIQEAIQGQTGRDQRFSSTMGMPYLYVALPINEHRIIVRISVPLYQLNAINKAFLYYTLLGILAGLLLTLLISFKLSSFITKPIQHLINTSKEIAGGNYKKRVDVNYKDEIGQLALTFNEMADKLDETLSGIMDKNVKVDTVINSMRNGIIAIDTNSKIIIVNTTACDIFDVQYGPGIIGKNLIDITRNSKVNSLLRETIKNDSSLIDEIVLFSPSLGIDKIYRIYTNTIKSSDGKNQTAGAVITLNDITSVRKLEQIRTEFVSNVTHELKTPLTSIRGFVETLKNGAIEDATVAVKFLDIIDIEAERLYTLINDILQLSEIEAMRKDDSIMEIDLRQIIDEVVLILKSSADKKNIILEVSTIPSQIQVIASRNRIKQMLINLIDNAIKYNVENGKIYIKAEKYNGNTVISIKDTGIGIPEIHHSRIFERFYRVDKGRSRNMGGTGLGLSIVKHIVNLYSGDIHIISEPGKGTEFIVKLPL; the protein is encoded by the coding sequence GAATGATATAGTAGAAGAGACATCTGTTAAAAGTAAAATAGACTTTAATAAGTTTGTAAAAGATTATGCATATCTTCTTAATTCCAGAACAGATAAAGATAAAAATTTCCCTTTAGCGACCAGAATAACAATCATAGACTTCCAGGGAAAAGTCCTCGGTGACTCCGACTCAAATATCGATACAATGGAAAACCATTTAAACAGAAAGGAAATTCAGGAAGCTATCCAAGGGCAAACAGGAAGAGACCAACGATTTAGTTCCACCATGGGAATGCCTTATTTGTACGTCGCTCTGCCCATAAATGAGCATCGCATAATTGTAAGAATTTCTGTGCCTTTATATCAGCTTAATGCTATAAATAAAGCATTTTTATATTATACTTTGCTTGGAATTCTTGCAGGCTTGCTACTTACTTTACTTATTTCATTTAAATTATCCAGTTTTATAACCAAGCCAATTCAACATTTAATTAATACCTCTAAGGAGATAGCTGGAGGTAACTACAAAAAGAGAGTTGATGTTAATTATAAGGACGAAATTGGTCAACTAGCTTTAACCTTTAATGAAATGGCTGATAAACTTGATGAGACTCTCAGCGGCATAATGGACAAAAATGTAAAAGTAGATACCGTTATTAATAGTATGAGGAACGGTATAATTGCTATAGATACCAACTCAAAAATTATTATTGTAAACACTACAGCCTGCGATATATTTGATGTCCAGTACGGGCCTGGAATTATTGGTAAAAATCTGATAGATATTACAAGAAATTCTAAAGTTAATTCATTGTTACGAGAAACAATTAAGAATGATTCCTCTTTAATTGACGAAATTGTACTGTTCTCTCCCTCGCTGGGAATAGACAAAATCTACAGAATTTATACCAACACTATCAAATCATCAGATGGTAAAAATCAAACAGCAGGAGCGGTAATTACACTAAATGACATAACATCAGTAAGAAAATTGGAGCAAATACGTACCGAGTTTGTATCAAATGTTACCCATGAGCTAAAGACTCCCCTTACCTCAATAAGAGGATTTGTGGAAACTTTAAAAAATGGTGCTATTGAGGATGCCACAGTAGCTGTAAAATTCCTCGATATTATTGACATTGAAGCCGAAAGACTCTATACCCTCATTAATGATATTTTACAACTATCAGAAATAGAGGCTATGCGAAAAGATGACAGCATAATGGAAATAGACCTGAGGCAGATAATAGATGAAGTTGTTCTTATTTTAAAATCTTCAGCAGACAAAAAGAATATTATTCTGGAGGTTTCAACTATTCCATCGCAAATTCAGGTTATAGCCAGTAGAAACAGAATAAAACAAATGCTTATTAATCTTATTGATAACGCTATTAAGTATAATGTTGAAAATGGAAAAATATATATAAAAGCAGAAAAATATAATGGAAATACAGTAATTTCTATAAAAGATACCGGCATAGGAATTCCGGAAATACATCATTCAAGAATTTTTGAAAGATTTTACAGAGTAGATAAAGGGCGTTCAAGAAACATGGGTGGTACAGGACTTGGGCTGTCTATTGTAAAACATATAGTAAATCTATACAGCGGCGACATCCATATTATAAGTGAACCCGGTAAGGGAACAGAATTTATAGTTAAACTACCATTGTAA